In one Salvelinus fontinalis isolate EN_2023a chromosome 16, ASM2944872v1, whole genome shotgun sequence genomic region, the following are encoded:
- the ppp1r13ba gene encoding protein phosphatase 1, regulatory subunit 13Ba isoform X4, with translation MEWKHVEAVQEFTVEGQCSKMKVRSCRITWDAHQVGNPCVELTLSELQEMATRQQQQIETKQQMLVAKEQRLRYLQQQDHRQGQTVSEAEKLQRLKGRVESQEAKLKKIRAMRGQVDYSKLINGNLSAEIQHVSGQFQEKQAELQSAVVKVDQLTQQLEDLRRGRLNGLQPLGGPLTGTAALELRKLYQELQVRNKLNTEHSGRLQQNKELLNKRNTEVTMMDKRIGDLRERLHKKKTELNRINGHPSPQPILSSSGRVAAVCPYIQVPVPGRQEVGYALPPDPVKPPFVPGTGTISHGRSKSANEAVWSTLSKSVSSLQPSDWRNTSPDQSLDFSKLPGGSVSKPLPIYGTYPAPTGHPSIVCSTSSLTRSAPATLAWQRSAPAPPGYSSQQIQQHISVHPSPTPQSGQGEGERPDPPPAVAVRPYVPDRSSSRPQSPRKGPATMNSSSIYHMYLQQPAAAKSYPAGGRSAVKAVYGKPVLSSSTSPSPVPFQHGALSPGGESGEDMVDREGNTTEGRLLPPPSVENIPRPLSPTKLTRVAHSPLHYQSDADLEVLRRRLANAPRPLKKRSSITEPEGPTGPNIQKLLYQRFNSLAGGMEGSNSTPFYQPVFMGHVLGCPDMDNIKTSNGNLIGTASLVVTSADGSNSDHHLSSSSDSSERRTPSPSETAPRMPTPQPSLEDNNNNQPGPTSTTSTPRPIPIPEASSPQQKETSPRTVTPPALPKQIKRTNLKKPESERIGHGLRVKFNPLALLLDASLEGEFDLVQRIIYEVENPSTANDEGITPLHNAVCAGRHQIVKFLLDFGVNVNAADSDGWTPLHCAASCNSVHLCKLLVESGAAIFATTISDVETAADKCEEMEDGYTQCSQFLFGLQEKLGVMNKGSVYALWDYEAQSSDELSSDELSFHEGDAITTLSRRDDAETEWWWARLHDKEGYVPRNLLGLYPRIKPRQRSLA, from the exons gAGCAGCGTCTGAGGTACCTGCAGCAGCAGGACCACAGACAGGGCCAGACAGTGTCAGAGGCTGAGAAGCTACAGAGGTTGAAGGGGCGAGTTGAGAGTCAGGAGGCCAAACTAAAGAAGATCCGTGCCATGAGGGGCCAGGTGGACTACAGCAAGCTCATCAATGGCAACCTGT CGGCTGAGATCCAGCATGTGAGTGGGCAGTTCCAGGAGAAGCAGGCAGAGCTGCAGTCAGCTGTGGTGAAGGTGGACCAGCTCACCCAGCAGCTGGAGGACCTGAGGAGGGGACGTCTCAACGGCCTGCAGCCCCTAGGAGGACCTCTCACTGGCACCGCCGCTCTGGAGCTACGTAAACTCTACCAGGAACTACAG gTGCGTAACAAGCTGAACACGGAGCATAGTGGCAGGCTGCAGCAGAACAAGGAGCTGCTGAATAAGCGCAACACGGAGGTGACTATGATGGACAAGCGCATTGGGGACCTTCGCGAGCGGCTGCACAAGAAAAAAACAGAG CTTAACAGGATAAACGGTCATCCCTCCCCCCAGCCCATCCTCAGCAGCTCAGGCCGCGTGGCCGCGGTATGTCCGTACATCCAGGTGCCCGTCCCAGGCAGACAGGAGGTGGGCTACGCTCTGCCCCCAGACCCCGTTAAACCACCGTTTGTCCCTGGGACTGGCACCATCAGCCATGGCCGCTCCAAATCAG CCAATGAAGCAGTGTGGTCCACCCTTAGTAAAAGTGTCTCCTCTTTGCAACCTTCAGATTGGAGGAACACCAGCCCAGACCAG AGCCTTGACTTCAGTAAGCTACCAGGAGGATCCGTGTCCAAACCACTACCCATCTACGGGACCTACCCTGCACCTACTGGCCACCCGTCTATAGTCTGCTCTACCAGCTCCCTGACCAGGTCTGCCCCTGCCACTTTAGCCTGGCAGCGTTCAGCCCCAGCACCTCCTGGTTACTCCTCCCAGCAGATCCAGCAGCATATCTCTGTCCACCCCAGTCCCACACCCCAGTCAGgccagggggagggggagaggcctGACCCCCCGCCGGCTGTGGCTGTGAGGCCCTACGTCCCAGACCGGTCCTCCTCCAGGCCTCAGTCCCCCAGGAAGGGCCCTGCCACTATGAACTCCTCCTCCATCTACCACATGTACCTGCAGCAGCCTGCAGCAGCCAAGAGCTACCCAGCAGGAGGCAGGTCTGCTGTCAAAGCAG TGTATGGGAAACCCGTGCTTTCCTCCAgcacctctccctcccctgtgcCCTTCCAGCATGGGGCCCTGTCCccaggaggagagagtggagaggacatggtggACAGGGAAGGGAACACCACAGAGGGTAGACTCCTACCCCCTCCCAGTGTGGAGAACATCCCTCGGCCCCTGAGCCCCACCAAGCTGACCCGCGTGGCCCACTCCCCGCTGCACTACCAGAGCGACGCCGACCTAGAGGTCCTGCGCCGGCGGCTGGCCAACGCACCACGCCCGCTGAAGAAACGCAGCTCCATCACAGAGCCAGAGGGCCCCACCGGACCCAACATCCAGAAGCTCCTGTACCAGCGCTTCAACTCCCTGGCCGGAGGCATGGAGGGCAGCAACAGCACCCCGTTCTACCAGCCCGTCTTCATGGGTCATGTCCTGGGATGTCCGGACATGGACAACATCAAAACGTCTAATGGGAACCTGATCGGGACAGCTTCCCTGGTCGTCACTTCGGCAGACGGTTCCAACTCAGACCATCACCTgtcctcttcctctgactccagTGAGAGGAGGACACCTTCACCCAGTGAGACCGCTCCCCGCATGCCCACCCCCCAGCCCAGCCtggaagacaacaacaacaaccaaccTGGTCCTACTAGCACCACCTCCACTCCCAGGCCCATCCCCATCCCTGAGGCCTCGTCTCCCCAGCAGAAAGAAACCTCTCCCCGGACTGTCACACCCCCGGCATTGCCTAAG CAGATCAAGAGGACTAACCTGAAGAAGCCTGAGTCAGAGCGGATAGGCCACGGGCTGCGGGTCAAGTTCAACCCTCTGGCCCTGCTACTGGATGCCTCTCTGGAGGGAGAGTTTGACTTGGTGCAGCGGATCATCTATGAG GTTGAGAACCCCAGCACGGCCAATGACGAGGGCATCACCCCCCTTCACAATGCCGTATGTGCTGGACGTCACCAGATCGTCAAGTTCCTGCTCGACTTTGGAGTTAACGTCAATGCTGCTGACAGCGATGGATG GACCCCACTACACTGTGCGGCCTCCTGTAACAGTGTGCATCTCTGTAAGCTGCTGGTGGAGTCAGGGGCGGCCATCTTTGCCACCACCATCAGTGACGTGGAGACAGCGGCTGATAAGTGTGAGGAGATGGAGGACGGATACACACAGTGTTCCCAGTTCCTCTTCG GGCTACAGGAGAAGCTGGGGGTGATGAATAAAGGGTCTGTGTATGCGCTGTGGGACTACGAGGCACAGAGCTCAGACGAGCTGAGCTCAGACGAGCTGTCCTTCCACGAGGGAGACGCCATCACCACCCTGAGTCGCAGGGACGACGCTGAGACAGAGTGGTGGTGGGCCAGGCTACATGACAAGGAGGGCTACGTACCACGCAACCTGCTCGGG TTGTATCCAAGGATCAAGCCTAGACAACGTTCTCTGGCATAG
- the ppp1r13ba gene encoding protein phosphatase 1, regulatory subunit 13Ba isoform X5 — MRGQVDYSKLINGNLSAEIQHVSGQFQEKQAELQSAVVKVDQLTQQLEDLRRGRLNGLQPLGGPLTGTAALELRKLYQELQVRNKLNTEHSGRLQQNKELLNKRNTEVTMMDKRIGDLRERLHKKKTELNRINGHPSPQPILSSSGRVAAVCPYIQVPVPGRQEVGYALPPDPVKPPFVPGTGTISHGRSKSANEAVWSTLSKSVSSLQPSDWRNTSPDQSLDFSKLPGGSVSKPLPIYGTYPAPTGHPSIVCSTSSLTRSAPATLAWQRSAPAPPGYSSQQIQQHISVHPSPTPQSGQGEGERPDPPPAVAVRPYVPDRSSSRPQSPRKGPATMNSSSIYHMYLQQPAAAKSYPAGGRSAVKAVYGKPVLSSSTSPSPVPFQHGALSPGGESGEDMVDREGNTTEGRLLPPPSVENIPRPLSPTKLTRVAHSPLHYQSDADLEVLRRRLANAPRPLKKRSSITEPEGPTGPNIQKLLYQRFNSLAGGMEGSNSTPFYQPVFMGHVLGCPDMDNIKTSNGNLIGTASLVVTSADGSNSDHHLSSSSDSSERRTPSPSETAPRMPTPQPSLEDNNNNQPGPTSTTSTPRPIPIPEASSPQQKETSPRTVTPPALPKQIKRTNLKKPESERIGHGLRVKFNPLALLLDASLEGEFDLVQRIIYEVENPSTANDEGITPLHNAVCAGRHQIVKFLLDFGVNVNAADSDGWTPLHCAASCNSVHLCKLLVESGAAIFATTISDVETAADKCEEMEDGYTQCSQFLFGLQEKLGVMNKGSVYALWDYEAQSSDELSSDELSFHEGDAITTLSRRDDAETEWWWARLHDKEGYVPRNLLGLYPRIKPRQRSLA, encoded by the exons ATGAGGGGCCAGGTGGACTACAGCAAGCTCATCAATGGCAACCTGT CGGCTGAGATCCAGCATGTGAGTGGGCAGTTCCAGGAGAAGCAGGCAGAGCTGCAGTCAGCTGTGGTGAAGGTGGACCAGCTCACCCAGCAGCTGGAGGACCTGAGGAGGGGACGTCTCAACGGCCTGCAGCCCCTAGGAGGACCTCTCACTGGCACCGCCGCTCTGGAGCTACGTAAACTCTACCAGGAACTACAG gTGCGTAACAAGCTGAACACGGAGCATAGTGGCAGGCTGCAGCAGAACAAGGAGCTGCTGAATAAGCGCAACACGGAGGTGACTATGATGGACAAGCGCATTGGGGACCTTCGCGAGCGGCTGCACAAGAAAAAAACAGAG CTTAACAGGATAAACGGTCATCCCTCCCCCCAGCCCATCCTCAGCAGCTCAGGCCGCGTGGCCGCGGTATGTCCGTACATCCAGGTGCCCGTCCCAGGCAGACAGGAGGTGGGCTACGCTCTGCCCCCAGACCCCGTTAAACCACCGTTTGTCCCTGGGACTGGCACCATCAGCCATGGCCGCTCCAAATCAG CCAATGAAGCAGTGTGGTCCACCCTTAGTAAAAGTGTCTCCTCTTTGCAACCTTCAGATTGGAGGAACACCAGCCCAGACCAG AGCCTTGACTTCAGTAAGCTACCAGGAGGATCCGTGTCCAAACCACTACCCATCTACGGGACCTACCCTGCACCTACTGGCCACCCGTCTATAGTCTGCTCTACCAGCTCCCTGACCAGGTCTGCCCCTGCCACTTTAGCCTGGCAGCGTTCAGCCCCAGCACCTCCTGGTTACTCCTCCCAGCAGATCCAGCAGCATATCTCTGTCCACCCCAGTCCCACACCCCAGTCAGgccagggggagggggagaggcctGACCCCCCGCCGGCTGTGGCTGTGAGGCCCTACGTCCCAGACCGGTCCTCCTCCAGGCCTCAGTCCCCCAGGAAGGGCCCTGCCACTATGAACTCCTCCTCCATCTACCACATGTACCTGCAGCAGCCTGCAGCAGCCAAGAGCTACCCAGCAGGAGGCAGGTCTGCTGTCAAAGCAG TGTATGGGAAACCCGTGCTTTCCTCCAgcacctctccctcccctgtgcCCTTCCAGCATGGGGCCCTGTCCccaggaggagagagtggagaggacatggtggACAGGGAAGGGAACACCACAGAGGGTAGACTCCTACCCCCTCCCAGTGTGGAGAACATCCCTCGGCCCCTGAGCCCCACCAAGCTGACCCGCGTGGCCCACTCCCCGCTGCACTACCAGAGCGACGCCGACCTAGAGGTCCTGCGCCGGCGGCTGGCCAACGCACCACGCCCGCTGAAGAAACGCAGCTCCATCACAGAGCCAGAGGGCCCCACCGGACCCAACATCCAGAAGCTCCTGTACCAGCGCTTCAACTCCCTGGCCGGAGGCATGGAGGGCAGCAACAGCACCCCGTTCTACCAGCCCGTCTTCATGGGTCATGTCCTGGGATGTCCGGACATGGACAACATCAAAACGTCTAATGGGAACCTGATCGGGACAGCTTCCCTGGTCGTCACTTCGGCAGACGGTTCCAACTCAGACCATCACCTgtcctcttcctctgactccagTGAGAGGAGGACACCTTCACCCAGTGAGACCGCTCCCCGCATGCCCACCCCCCAGCCCAGCCtggaagacaacaacaacaaccaaccTGGTCCTACTAGCACCACCTCCACTCCCAGGCCCATCCCCATCCCTGAGGCCTCGTCTCCCCAGCAGAAAGAAACCTCTCCCCGGACTGTCACACCCCCGGCATTGCCTAAG CAGATCAAGAGGACTAACCTGAAGAAGCCTGAGTCAGAGCGGATAGGCCACGGGCTGCGGGTCAAGTTCAACCCTCTGGCCCTGCTACTGGATGCCTCTCTGGAGGGAGAGTTTGACTTGGTGCAGCGGATCATCTATGAG GTTGAGAACCCCAGCACGGCCAATGACGAGGGCATCACCCCCCTTCACAATGCCGTATGTGCTGGACGTCACCAGATCGTCAAGTTCCTGCTCGACTTTGGAGTTAACGTCAATGCTGCTGACAGCGATGGATG GACCCCACTACACTGTGCGGCCTCCTGTAACAGTGTGCATCTCTGTAAGCTGCTGGTGGAGTCAGGGGCGGCCATCTTTGCCACCACCATCAGTGACGTGGAGACAGCGGCTGATAAGTGTGAGGAGATGGAGGACGGATACACACAGTGTTCCCAGTTCCTCTTCG GGCTACAGGAGAAGCTGGGGGTGATGAATAAAGGGTCTGTGTATGCGCTGTGGGACTACGAGGCACAGAGCTCAGACGAGCTGAGCTCAGACGAGCTGTCCTTCCACGAGGGAGACGCCATCACCACCCTGAGTCGCAGGGACGACGCTGAGACAGAGTGGTGGTGGGCCAGGCTACATGACAAGGAGGGCTACGTACCACGCAACCTGCTCGGG TTGTATCCAAGGATCAAGCCTAGACAACGTTCTCTGGCATAG